The Candidatus Binatia bacterium genomic sequence TCTTCGCACTTATCGACACCCCGGGGGCGACCGACTATCGCACACAGACGTTCGCCGGTTGGCTGTATCTCGATCCTTCGCCGGCACGGTTGCGACTCCTCGATCTGATGAGCGTGCGGTTCATCGTCGCGCCGGCGCAGGCACTGCCGTTCCGGGCCGGCCTGCACAGCGCCGGCTGGTCGGCCGTCCTCGAGCCGGAAACGGGCGACGTGGTGGTGTACGAGAATCCGAACCCCCTGCCGCGCGCCTACGTTGCCGGCACGGTCCACGGCGCCGCCAGTGCCGACGACGCGCTCGCGGCCTTGCAAGCGCCCGAATTCGATCCGCACCGCACCGTCGTCCTCGAAGGGGATCGCTCGCGGCCGGCGCCAATCGCGGCGACGAGCGAGCAGGGTATCGTCCCGGCGCGAATTGCCGAGTACACACCGACGCAGGTGGTGGTCGAGACCGACGCGTCCGCGGGTGGCTATCTCCTGCTTACCGACACCTACTATCCGGGCTGGGAAGCGACACTCGACGGGGCGCCAGCCGAGATCTACCGCGCCAACTATCTCTTTCGCGCCGTCGCGGTTCCGCCGGGACGGCACACGGTGGCGTTCGCCTACATCCCGCGCATGTTCCGGCTGGGAGCGGGGATTACGCTCCTGACGTTGTGCGGGCTGGCGGTTGCGGGAGGCTTGCGCTGGTCCTGGGGTCTTGGGGTCTTGGGGTCTTGGGGTCTTGGGGTCTTGAGGTCTTGAGGTCTTGGGGTCTTGAGGTCTTGAGGTCTTGAGGTCTTGAGGTCTTGGGGTCTTCAGGGCTTGAGGGCTTGAGGGCTTGAGGGCCTGGGGGCCTGGGGGCCTGGGGGCCTGGGGGCCTGGGCGGTTTGGTTAACGCGGACTCACAATACCTTTGGGAGAAATTGGG encodes the following:
- a CDS encoding YfhO family protein, coding for MGQILLRLYAVAGVIGIAAVLLLGPRLRTACALGILALLAYDLFHANRNSALRPYHDVSLLDGERESFDFIRSRQGFDRTYIRNEFFLFDYAIMAKQGTLRGIYSVTDYEPLSLDRYARFFALIDTPGATDYRTQTFAGWLYLDPSPARLRLLDLMSVRFIVAPAQALPFRAGLHSAGWSAVLEPETGDVVVYENPNPLPRAYVAGTVHGAASADDALAALQAPEFDPHRTVVLEGDRSRPAPIAATSEQGIVPARIAEYTPTQVVVETDASAGGYLLLTDTYYPGWEATLDGAPAEIYRANYLFRAVAVPPGRHTVAFAYIPRMFRLGAGITLLTLCGLAVAGGLRWSWGLGVLGSWGLGVLRS